One stretch of Prunus persica cultivar Lovell chromosome G1, Prunus_persica_NCBIv2, whole genome shotgun sequence DNA includes these proteins:
- the LOC18793772 gene encoding uncharacterized protein LOC18793772 has protein sequence MGNRLKEDEKIERTIRTLLKHPQNKRCINCNCLGPQYVCTTFLTFVCTNCSGVHREFTHRVKSVSMAKFNAEEVSALQAGGNERARQIYFKEWDPQYHAYPDGSNLHRLRDFIKHVYVNRKYTGERSVYTGERSMNKLSRLRLSNEESDEGRKVGSYHGGSRSFHDDDMHERSYSQGMSPGERGTDRSLRYYYDERRSPRYSQENVRSGGVKRNPLRFEIVDNRIREEKTRRNGSSSGEFKVQSRATENKKNMERSRSLVARTTEEKLAQNVPPLQIGEISTENQKNADGSAPNQKIKSANGQDGNETENKIVSLIDFNTDSDPPHAAANSQSQQTPPPNNDNNWASFDSSSKEKASQVPNPDPLESLLLELSAPSSVPATNASETPRNDVAPSTLCISNMPAGGAAPAAPVEQMPTLLDALTASTSTSTSTAVPEQPANVGTLLALPPPSGGDTTLKVNNGQQPPSMQLSFTADSGSQHINTPVRASNGESRTLALAPNIQRSLSIPVEKSTQSSLKPAEDTGSRAGSEYFPAETRASMRKELPVDLFSARYSSVPAQASGWHTAPAPGMGYSMQYYPNTTPAPAFPAPAKPTNPFDLNEEKSVVHSTHFPSMAPLQGALHHVSAPPGLMHASSLPTHFSQLKTPQSPTNESMMPSHSPSFATAFSPSAYMGQQLQNNYVRPQGVGGFGRGEAVFGALSTTQQPFQQPSIRYPAPSNSETFSSKRGNPFG, from the exons ATGGGTAATCGATTGAAGGAAGATGAGAAAATCGAAAGAACAATTCGCACTCTTTTGAAACATCCTCAGAATAAAAGATGCATCAATTGCAATTGTCTG GGACCACAATATGTTTGTACAACCTTCTTGACTTTTGTGTGTACAAATTGTAGTGGAGTACA TCGGGAGTTCACTCACCGAGTGAAATCAGTGTCGATGGCTAAATTTAATGCAGAAGAAGTTAGTGCTCTGCAGGCAGGGGGGAATGAG CGAGCaagacaaatttattttaaagaatgGGATCCTCAGTACCATGCTTACCCTGATGGCAG TAATCTTCATAGACTCAGGGATTTTATCAAGCATGTCTACGTGAATAGAAAATACACTGGTGAGAGGAGTGTTTACACTGGTGAGAGAAGTATGAACAAGCTCTCAAGGCTGCGATTG AGTAATGAGGAGTCTGATGAAGGCAGGAAGGTAGGTTCATATCATGGTGGATCTAGGAGCTTCCATGATGACGACATGCATGAACGGAGTTATAGTCAAGGAATGAGTCCAGGTGAAAGAGGTACCGACAGAAGTTTAAGATATTACTATGATGAAAGAAGAAGTCCTCGATATTCTCAAGAAAATGTAAGGAGTGGTGGTGTCAAGAGAAATCCTCTGCGTTTTGAGATTGTTGATAACAGGATTCGGGAGGAAAAAACCAGACGCAATGGATCCTCAAGTGGAGAATTCAAGGTCCAAAGCAGGGCAACTGAAAATAAGAAGAACATGGAGAGGTCTCGTTCCCTTGTTGCACGCACCACTGAAGAGAAACTAGCGCAGAATGTGCCTCCTCTACAGATTGGTGAAATTTCTACAGAAAATCAGAAGAATGCTGATGGTTCTGCTCCTAATCAG aaaatcaaatctgcCAATGGCCAGGATGGGAATGAGACGGAAAACAAAATAGTAAGCTTGATTGATTTCAATACTGATTCCGACCCCCCACATGCCGCagcaaattcacaatcacagCAAACACCTCCACCTAATAATGATAACAACTGGGCCTCATTTGATTCATCTTCAAAGGAGAAGGCATCTCAGGTTCCAAACCCAGACCCTTTGGAGTCTTTGCTACTTGAATTGTCAGCTCCCTCATCTGTACCTGCGACTAATGCATCTGAGACACCACGCAATGACGTTGCACCCTCAACTTTGTGTATAAGCAACATGCCTGCAGGTGGTGCTGCCCCAGCTGCACCTGTAGAGCAGATGCCAACATTACTTGATGCTCTAACTGCTTCTACATCTACATCAACTAGTACCGCTGTACCAGAACAACCTGCTAATGTAGGTACTTTGCTAGCTCTACCTCCTCCTAGTGGGGGTGATACCACTCTAAAAGTTAATAATGGGCAACAGCCACCAAGTATGCAGCTATCCTTCACTGCAGATAGCGGTTCACAACATATAAATACTCCGGTTCGAGCTTCAAATGGTGAG TCAAGGACTTTAGCACTGGCACCAAACATACAAAGATCTCTCAGTATTCCTGTTGAAAAATCAACTCAATCTTCTTTAAAGCCAGCTGAAGATACCGGCAGTAGAGCTGGATCCGAATATTTTCCAGCGGAAACAAGAGCTAGTATGAGAAAGGAACTTCCAGTG GACCTTTTCTCTGCAAGGTATTCATCAGTCCCTGCACAAGCTTCAGGTTGGCATACTGCTCCAGCTCCTGGAATGGGGTACAGCATGCAGTATTACCCTAACACAACG CCTGCTCCTGCATTTCCTGCTCCAGCAAAACCAACAAACCCGTTTGATcttaatgaagaaaaaagtgTAGTACATTCCACACAT tTTCCTTCCATGGCACCATTGCAAGGAGCTCTGCATCATGTGTCAGCACCTCCAGGCTTGATGCATGCTTCCAGCCTTCCTACTCATTTTTCGCAGTTGAAGACACCTCAATCTCCAACTAATGAATCCATGATGCCATCACATTCGCCTTCCTTTGCAACTGCATTCTCTCCTA GTGCCTACATGGGGCAGCAATTGCAAAATAATTACGTGAG ACCACAAGGAGTCGGTGGCTTTGGCAGGGGCGAAGCTGTGTTTGGCGCCTTAAGCACAACTCAGCAACCATTTCAGCAACCAAGTATCAGATACCCAGCACCCAGCAACTCAGAAACTTTTTCTTCAAAGAGAGGAAACCCATTTGGATAG